Proteins found in one Bacillus subtilis subsp. subtilis str. 168 genomic segment:
- the msrA gene encoding peptide methionine S-sulfoxide reductase (Evidence 1a: Function from experimental evidences in the studied strain; PubMedId: 9573155, 16803968, 17062561, 18662407; Product type e: enzyme) produces the protein MSEKKEIATFAGGCFWCMVKPFDEQPGIEKVVSGYTGGHTENPTYEEVCSETTGHREAVQITFHPDVFPYEKLLELFWQQIDPTDAGGQFADRGSSYRAAIFYHNDKQKELAEASKQRLAESGIFKDPIVTDILKAEPFYEAEGYHQHFYKKNPAHYQRYRTGSGRAGFISEHWGAK, from the coding sequence ATGTCTGAAAAAAAAGAAATCGCCACATTTGCAGGAGGCTGTTTTTGGTGTATGGTTAAACCTTTTGACGAACAGCCGGGAATTGAAAAAGTGGTGTCCGGGTATACAGGCGGCCATACTGAAAACCCTACGTACGAAGAGGTGTGCAGTGAAACGACGGGACATCGTGAAGCCGTTCAAATCACGTTTCATCCTGATGTATTCCCTTATGAAAAACTGCTTGAATTATTTTGGCAGCAAATCGATCCGACAGATGCCGGAGGGCAATTTGCTGATCGCGGCAGTTCCTATCGCGCAGCCATTTTTTATCATAATGATAAACAAAAGGAGCTTGCGGAAGCTTCCAAGCAACGTCTGGCGGAAAGCGGCATCTTTAAAGATCCGATTGTAACGGACATTTTAAAAGCTGAACCTTTCTATGAAGCGGAAGGCTACCATCAGCATTTTTATAAAAAGAATCCAGCACATTATCAGCGCTACCGGACAGGTTCCGGACGAGCGGGATTTATCAGCGAGCATTGGGGGGCTAAATAA